From a region of the uncultured Desulfatiglans sp. genome:
- a CDS encoding Bifunctional protein RfaE, domain I, giving the protein MLKNILKTLSGRHLEKMLQDAVDRFKEARVLVVGDIIMDQYIWGQVTRISPEAPVPVVEVREETRLLGGAANVVHNMATLGARPVLCGVVGEDHAGREVLEKLRALKVPSDGVIVEAGRPTSLKTRIVAHSQQVVRFDRESKGAITDESAKTILDYIESSLDSLDAIVVSDYGKGVVSAGLMTGLRELVDSGRTNGLRIAVDPKTGNFEYYQGVDVITPNHHEAGAYCGFTVADDETLLAAGRRMLQELQCRSVLITQGKDGMTLFEQDGRVSHIGTVAKQVFDVTGAGDTVISTLALAMAAGLDLREGAMLANYAAGIVVGEVGTSTVRAEDLKRAVADMKSLRSEAG; this is encoded by the coding sequence GTGTTGAAAAACATCCTCAAGACCCTGAGCGGGCGCCACCTCGAAAAGATGCTCCAGGATGCCGTGGATCGATTCAAGGAGGCCAGGGTCCTCGTCGTGGGCGACATCATCATGGATCAATACATCTGGGGCCAGGTGACCCGGATATCTCCCGAGGCCCCCGTGCCGGTTGTCGAGGTGCGCGAGGAGACGCGGCTGTTGGGCGGCGCTGCCAATGTCGTGCACAATATGGCTACGCTCGGGGCCAGGCCGGTCCTGTGCGGGGTGGTGGGCGAGGACCATGCCGGCCGGGAGGTTCTGGAGAAGCTCCGTGCCCTGAAGGTTCCATCCGATGGGGTGATCGTCGAGGCCGGACGCCCGACGAGTCTCAAGACGCGCATCGTCGCCCACAGCCAGCAGGTCGTCCGCTTCGATCGGGAGAGCAAGGGCGCCATCACCGATGAGAGCGCGAAGACCATCCTGGACTATATCGAAAGCTCACTCGACTCGCTCGATGCGATTGTCGTTTCGGATTACGGAAAGGGGGTCGTATCGGCCGGACTGATGACAGGACTGAGGGAACTGGTTGATTCGGGCAGGACCAACGGCTTGAGGATCGCCGTGGACCCGAAGACCGGGAACTTCGAGTATTATCAGGGGGTGGACGTCATCACGCCCAATCACCACGAGGCCGGCGCCTACTGCGGCTTCACCGTTGCGGACGATGAGACGCTCCTTGCAGCCGGGCGGCGGATGCTGCAGGAGCTGCAGTGCCGCTCTGTGTTGATCACCCAGGGGAAGGACGGCATGACCCTCTTCGAGCAGGATGGCCGTGTCAGCCATATCGGAACCGTGGCGAAACAGGTCTTCGACGTCACGGGCGCCGGGGATACGGTCATCAGCACGCTGGCCCTCGCTATGGCTGCCGGTCTGGATCTCCGCGAAGGGGCGATGCTTGCCAATTACGCCGCGGGGATCGTGGTCGGCGAAGTGGGGACTTCCACGGTGCGCGCGGAGGACCTAAAAAGGGCCGTCGCTGACATGAAATCGCTGCGCTCCGAGGCGGGATGA
- a CDS encoding conserved hypothetical protein (Evidence 4 : Unknown function but conserved in other organisms), giving the protein MSRPSPPPPVKLIVSLFSAREPFLGEVLERLSRLFGPIDDLGPRGFFDRSTYYSAEMGWPLHRRHASFERLIQTTELVAAKMATNALEVESAEADGRRLVNIDPGILSMERLVLATGKNFTHRVYLSQGIYADLTLIFQKGSFRPLEWSYPDYADPVMIEWLNAVRCKYREQLRGEKDSD; this is encoded by the coding sequence GTGAGCCGCCCCAGCCCCCCGCCGCCTGTCAAACTGATCGTGAGCCTGTTTTCGGCCCGTGAGCCTTTCCTGGGCGAGGTGCTTGAGCGTCTATCGCGGCTTTTCGGGCCGATCGATGACCTGGGGCCCCGGGGATTCTTCGATCGTTCTACCTATTACTCGGCGGAGATGGGATGGCCGCTGCACCGCCGGCATGCCTCTTTCGAACGTCTGATCCAGACAACGGAGCTGGTGGCCGCCAAGATGGCGACCAATGCCCTGGAAGTGGAATCGGCTGAAGCTGATGGCCGGCGCCTGGTCAACATCGACCCCGGCATCTTATCCATGGAGCGTCTGGTCCTGGCTACCGGAAAAAATTTCACCCATCGCGTCTACCTTTCGCAGGGGATTTATGCCGACCTGACACTGATCTTCCAGAAAGGAAGCTTTCGTCCGTTGGAGTGGAGCTACCCGGATTACGCCGACCCGGTGATGATTGAATGGTTGAATGCGGTGCGCTGCAAATACAGGGAGCAGCTGAGGGGGGAGAAAGACAGTGATTAG
- a CDS encoding conserved hypothetical protein (Evidence 4 : Unknown function but conserved in other organisms) has product MSTKLVNIGFGNSVVSRRVIAIISPNAAPIKRLRDEAREEKRLIDATQGRRTRSVIITDSNHVILSAIQSETIAQRFNPNGTLAKEDLEE; this is encoded by the coding sequence ATGAGCACAAAGCTGGTCAATATCGGTTTCGGGAATTCGGTGGTCTCGCGGCGCGTGATCGCGATCATCTCGCCGAATGCGGCTCCCATCAAGCGCCTGCGTGACGAGGCGCGCGAGGAAAAGCGCCTCATCGACGCCACGCAGGGGCGGCGCACCCGCTCCGTAATCATCACCGACAGCAACCACGTGATCCTTTCGGCGATCCAGTCCGAGACGATCGCGCAGCGCTTCAACCCGAACGGCACTTTGGCCAAGGAAGATCTGGAAGAGTGA
- a CDS encoding hypothetical protein (Evidence 5 : Unknown function): MGDDARLETRRASGLDDHPIGWNLQGTELLQNLPAGMVLAHHPAQDRPGPERSHIVHDIGSAAQQPRLLAHLDNRHGGLGRYPGHLAPDVLIHDDVAHDEDPGLLESIHGILEHLFEVAPAQGLEDVFQHGFLLLNLFVSDPGRGFLADLGVHLHLCLPSDRQVIPAQTTVDFPYFNSFHPEMVFLANLGVHLHVCLCGDPQVASAQRLDFPDIGQTGTRREAVGLSTRRP, encoded by the coding sequence GTGGGCGACGATGCGCGTCTTGAGACTCGTCGGGCGTCCGGCCTCGACGATCACCCCATCGGATGGAACCTTCAGGGCACGGAGCTTCTCCAGAACCTCCCGGCCGGCATGGTCCTCGCCCACCACCCCGCACAGGACCGGCCTGGCCCCGAGCGTAGCCATATTGTGCACGACATTGGCAGCGCCGCCCAACAGCCGCGTCTCCTCGCGCACCTCGACAACCGGCACGGGGGCCTCGGGAGATATCCGGGTCACCTGGCCCCAGATGTATTGATCCATGATGATGTCGCCCACGACGAGGACCCTGGCCTCCTTGAATCGATCCACGGCATCCTGGAGCATCTTTTCGAGGTGGCGCCCGCTCAGGGTCTTGAGGATGTTTTTCAACACGGCTTCCTGCTCCTGAATCTATTCGTTTCCGATCCGGGAAGGGGCTTTCTGGCCGATCTCGGCGTCCATCTGCACCTTTGCCTGCCCAGCGACCGACAGGTCATCCCAGCACAAACGACGGTTGATTTTCCTTACTTTAACAGCTTCCATCCGGAAATGGTCTTTTTGGCCAATCTCGGTGTCCATCTGCACGTTTGCTTGTGCGGCGACCCGCAGGTCGCCTCCGCGCAAAGGCTTGATTTTCCTGATATTGGCCAAACCGGGACCCGTCGCGAAGCGGTGGGACTGAGCACCCGAAGGCCGTGA
- a CDS encoding conserved hypothetical protein (Evidence 4 : Unknown function but conserved in other organisms) → MIRSMTAFGRGESTGGDMQLVVELRSVNNRYRDMVVKLPKSLQFLEENLRKKLGGFIQRGRVEVAVQSIANGEERPGRLELNEPVVKAYLAVFDRLSEEFGMPRDIRMDRFCLLSDVIVRKPEELDEKAIEDCAGEALEQAVAAFETMRVREGAAMEADFNARLDLLSKYAVQVAESAPQVAESYRRRLKDHIAKVLGEMELDEGRLAQEVALFAERADITEELVRLRSHLDQFRTYLGADEAVGRRLDFLLQEMHREVNTLSAKASDSGISRIVVEMKSELEKIREQVQNVE, encoded by the coding sequence GTGATTAGGAGCATGACGGCCTTCGGCCGCGGGGAATCCACCGGGGGTGATATGCAGCTCGTGGTGGAGCTGCGGTCTGTGAACAACCGCTATCGCGATATGGTTGTAAAGTTACCGAAATCGCTTCAATTCCTTGAGGAGAACCTCCGCAAAAAGCTCGGTGGGTTTATCCAGCGCGGCAGGGTGGAAGTGGCGGTTCAGTCGATCGCCAACGGGGAGGAGCGGCCGGGCCGCCTGGAGCTGAACGAGCCCGTGGTCAAAGCTTATTTGGCCGTCTTCGACCGCCTCTCCGAAGAGTTCGGTATGCCGCGCGACATACGGATGGATCGGTTTTGTCTGTTGAGCGATGTGATCGTGCGCAAACCGGAAGAACTGGATGAAAAGGCAATCGAGGACTGCGCCGGCGAGGCCCTCGAGCAGGCGGTCGCCGCTTTCGAGACCATGCGCGTGCGGGAGGGGGCGGCCATGGAGGCGGATTTCAACGCTCGCCTGGATCTGCTTTCAAAATACGCCGTTCAGGTAGCGGAGAGTGCACCGCAGGTGGCGGAATCCTACCGTCGGCGATTGAAGGACCACATCGCCAAGGTCCTGGGTGAGATGGAACTCGACGAGGGGCGGCTGGCCCAGGAGGTGGCCCTTTTCGCAGAAAGGGCGGATATCACGGAAGAGCTGGTGCGCCTGCGAAGCCACCTCGATCAGTTCAGGACCTATCTCGGGGCTGATGAGGCCGTCGGGCGGCGGCTGGATTTCCTGCTGCAGGAGATGCATCGGGAGGTCAACACGCTGAGCGCCAAGGCCTCTGATTCCGGGATTTCCCGGATAGTGGTGGAAATGAAATCAGAGCTCGAAAAGATCCGCGAACAGGTTCAAAACGTGGAATGA
- a CDS encoding hypothetical protein (Evidence 5 : Unknown function): MRIFLYTLRVFSPTPAGRVPVSSRPSGAQSHRFATGPGLANIRKIKPLRGGDLRVAAQANVQMDTEIGQKDHFRMEAVKVRKINRRLCWDDLSVAGQAKVQMDAEIGQKAPSRIGNE, translated from the coding sequence ATGAGGATTTTTCTTTACACCCTTCGGGTGTTCAGTCCCACCCCTGCGGGGCGGGTCCCGGTTTCTTCACGGCCTTCGGGTGCTCAGTCCCACCGCTTCGCGACGGGTCCCGGTTTGGCCAATATCAGGAAAATCAAGCCTTTGCGCGGAGGCGACCTGCGGGTCGCCGCACAAGCAAACGTGCAGATGGACACCGAGATTGGCCAAAAAGACCATTTCCGGATGGAAGCTGTTAAAGTAAGGAAAATCAACCGTCGTTTGTGCTGGGATGACCTGTCGGTCGCTGGGCAGGCAAAGGTGCAGATGGACGCCGAGATCGGCCAGAAAGCCCCTTCCCGGATCGGAAACGAATAG
- a CDS encoding hypothetical protein (Evidence 5 : Unknown function) has protein sequence MASIRKIEHLLGRDLAVAALANAQIDAEMGKKDHLGMETKPIV, from the coding sequence TTGGCCAGTATCCGGAAAATCGAGCATTTGCTTGGAAGGGACCTAGCGGTCGCCGCACTAGCAAATGCGCAGATCGATGCCGAGATGGGCAAAAAAGACCATCTCGGGATGGAAACTAAGCCGATTGTGTAG
- the gmk gene encoding guanylate kinase (Evidence 2a : Function from experimental evidences in other organisms; PubMedId : 8390989; Product type e : enzyme) gives MMPPGQIFIFSAPSGGGKSTIIGELRKRIAGLGYAVSHTSRPPREEERDGVHYYFVDRGTFERMIGQGAFVEWAPVYDALYGTSFMTLEEQTAKGLDVVMDVDVQGARSIRRRFPESVSIYIVPPSIASLAARLRSRGTDSESAVERRLRAAAGEIHHSLEYDYIIVNHLLEDAVKEAEAIILAGRCRTARREMSVRRAFPESFAPVSELMKDTGLGTEG, from the coding sequence GTGATGCCGCCGGGACAGATTTTCATTTTTTCGGCTCCCTCGGGCGGGGGCAAGTCGACCATCATCGGAGAACTGCGCAAACGGATCGCAGGGCTCGGGTACGCGGTTTCCCACACGAGCAGGCCGCCGCGAGAAGAGGAACGGGACGGCGTCCACTATTATTTTGTAGATCGGGGGACCTTCGAGCGGATGATCGGGCAGGGGGCCTTCGTCGAGTGGGCCCCGGTCTATGACGCCTTGTACGGAACATCCTTCATGACCCTTGAGGAGCAGACCGCCAAGGGGCTCGATGTGGTCATGGATGTGGATGTCCAGGGCGCCCGCAGCATCCGCCGCCGCTTCCCGGAGAGCGTTTCGATCTACATCGTGCCGCCTTCCATCGCCTCCCTGGCCGCGAGGCTTCGCAGCCGTGGCACGGATAGTGAATCGGCCGTCGAGCGGCGTCTCCGGGCTGCCGCCGGGGAAATCCATCACAGCCTCGAGTACGATTACATCATCGTCAACCACCTTCTGGAGGATGCGGTCAAAGAGGCCGAGGCGATCATCCTCGCTGGGCGATGCCGGACTGCACGCCGGGAGATGTCTGTGCGGCGTGCTTTTCCTGAGTCTTTCGCACCGGTCTCCGAGTTGATGAAGGATACGGGGCTTGGAACGGAGGGATGA
- a CDS encoding conserved membrane hypothetical protein (Evidence 4 : Unknown function but conserved in other organisms) — protein MESPNALLAAIDAFLIAPYRWPANPYFGWWLGTGLLALWSAVLGELTGTIAVQANRRTIRDAFSEASDRHDQSLSALQAGDRDLYKDINSLANEAYGKAFFLQITVAAAVLWPVPLAIAWLQLRFAGLRFGVPVSIPWVGADFSASLVFILMYVVARIVSRHLRCKISFLKRAKR, from the coding sequence ATGGAATCTCCCAATGCCCTTCTTGCAGCTATCGACGCCTTTCTCATCGCCCCCTACCGATGGCCGGCCAATCCTTATTTCGGCTGGTGGCTTGGGACGGGTCTGCTTGCCCTCTGGTCTGCGGTCCTCGGTGAACTGACCGGGACGATCGCAGTGCAGGCCAACCGACGCACCATCCGGGACGCCTTTTCTGAGGCATCCGATCGCCATGACCAATCCCTGTCCGCACTCCAGGCTGGTGACCGCGATTTGTACAAAGACATCAACAGCCTGGCGAACGAGGCGTACGGGAAGGCCTTTTTCCTTCAAATCACCGTAGCCGCGGCCGTCCTCTGGCCCGTTCCGCTGGCAATCGCCTGGCTTCAATTGCGCTTTGCCGGACTCCGTTTTGGGGTTCCTGTTTCGATTCCTTGGGTCGGGGCCGATTTCAGCGCCTCTCTCGTGTTCATCCTTATGTATGTAGTGGCAAGAATTGTTAGCCGGCACTTGAGATGCAAGATCAGCTTCCTAAAAAGAGCGAAGCGATAA
- the trkH gene encoding Trk system potassium uptake protein TrkH, giving the protein MHWRIIVKLSAVLAFFLGLSMLGPILASLYYQDGASSGVFFAMLVTAGSGLAGYLISRKTETPQLGHRDGVAVVSFGWALAGLFGTLPYLFSGTIPDFTDACFESFSGFTTTGASILTQIEGLPESILLWRSLTQWLGGMGIIVLSIAILPFLGIGGMQLYKAEIPSPVVDKLKPRISETAKTLWKVYILITVVEIFLLAAGGMTLFDAVCHAFCTLPTGGFSTRNASVAAYSSAYFDGVIIVFMLLAGINFSLHYRLLKGDWRIFGRDPECRVFLGIVVILTLLVTIDVHGAVYDSLDTAFRYAAFQVSSIITTTGFATADYDRWPPLSQIILLTCMFLGGMAGSTGGGIKIMRIMLLARHSYQEIFRIIHPHAITTVKLGGKAVPQEVLTSIWGFFALYIGLFLAGSLLMASLGLDLISAFSSVAATLGNIGPGLALVGPVQNFADVPLAGKWVLIACMLLGRLEIYTVIVLLVPEYWRK; this is encoded by the coding sequence ATGCACTGGCGCATCATTGTCAAGCTTTCGGCTGTCTTGGCATTCTTCCTTGGCTTATCCATGCTGGGGCCGATCCTTGCTTCCCTTTATTACCAGGACGGCGCGTCCTCGGGCGTTTTCTTCGCGATGCTGGTCACAGCAGGAAGCGGACTGGCCGGCTACCTTATCAGCCGTAAAACGGAGACTCCGCAGCTCGGCCACCGCGACGGCGTCGCCGTCGTAAGCTTCGGATGGGCTCTGGCCGGCCTTTTCGGCACCCTGCCTTACCTTTTCTCAGGCACCATCCCGGATTTCACCGATGCCTGTTTCGAATCCTTTTCGGGATTCACCACGACCGGTGCTTCTATTTTGACACAGATCGAAGGACTTCCCGAAAGTATTCTCCTATGGCGCAGCTTAACTCAGTGGCTTGGCGGAATGGGCATCATCGTGCTGTCCATCGCAATCCTGCCCTTCCTGGGAATCGGCGGGATGCAGCTCTACAAGGCCGAGATTCCCAGCCCCGTCGTCGACAAGCTGAAGCCGCGCATCAGCGAGACCGCCAAGACCCTCTGGAAGGTCTACATCCTCATCACGGTGGTCGAGATCTTCCTGCTCGCCGCCGGAGGCATGACCCTCTTCGACGCGGTCTGCCACGCCTTCTGCACCTTGCCCACCGGCGGTTTTTCCACCCGCAACGCGAGCGTCGCCGCCTACAGCAGCGCCTACTTCGACGGGGTGATCATCGTTTTCATGCTCTTGGCGGGCATCAACTTCTCGCTCCACTACAGGCTGCTCAAGGGAGATTGGCGCATCTTCGGACGTGATCCCGAATGCCGTGTCTTCCTGGGCATCGTAGTGATCCTCACCTTGCTCGTTACCATCGATGTCCACGGGGCCGTCTACGACAGCCTCGATACGGCCTTCCGCTATGCGGCCTTCCAGGTCAGTTCGATCATCACCACCACCGGATTTGCAACCGCCGACTACGACCGGTGGCCGCCCCTATCCCAGATCATCCTGCTTACATGCATGTTTTTGGGCGGCATGGCCGGCTCTACCGGCGGCGGCATCAAGATCATGCGGATCATGCTGCTGGCGCGCCATTCCTACCAGGAAATCTTCCGCATCATCCATCCGCATGCCATCACCACCGTCAAACTCGGAGGAAAGGCGGTGCCGCAGGAAGTCCTGACGAGCATCTGGGGATTTTTCGCCCTGTATATCGGTTTATTCCTGGCCGGATCTCTCCTGATGGCATCCCTCGGCCTCGATCTGATTTCCGCATTCTCCTCGGTCGCCGCCACTCTGGGCAACATAGGCCCGGGGCTGGCCCTGGTTGGTCCGGTCCAAAACTTCGCCGACGTTCCCCTGGCGGGCAAATGGGTCCTGATCGCATGCATGCTGCTCGGGAGGCTCGAGATCTATACCGTCATTGTGCTGCTCGTTCCCGAGTATTGGCGAAAATAG
- a CDS encoding Sulfite exporter TauE/SafE exporter family protein, which produces MKGTRWMICLTLLVGCAVMTATGAGPVYADQLADAIQSTIGQGKIDANAPKGFLGIPGAPDVSYLLGFLWAIWVGWIFSTVGAFGGIMAGVGHITIFGLGDYAKDFGKGHPMNNLVTDSIRVSNQWLVGLSALISSTNYYRMGRLVAPLAMCLAIGGVLGSSVIPDITAGKISLKAYLGYFGLVVLLLGIILLRETTSSGQAKKKKAKEAAAAFEKQTREGQRTDQGVKVLSGSWPLMFLALGFVIASALWLSLGGGAKWIAYLLALISLIITFFVGTIRFTFFGVEFEFKSWIPMLGGLIIGAMASFIGVGGGFLFVPFLTSIAGLPMFLVAGTSALAVLVGMISSIFGYMVGQGVPTDWGLIGMELVGIFIGSMIGPRTSKYIPDIWLKRIFVLLAFYVGIRYVTKGFLDYSILPPF; this is translated from the coding sequence ATGAAAGGGACGAGATGGATGATCTGCCTGACGCTGCTTGTGGGATGCGCCGTCATGACAGCCACCGGTGCCGGACCCGTCTATGCGGATCAACTCGCCGACGCCATCCAGTCCACTATCGGTCAAGGCAAGATCGATGCAAATGCACCGAAAGGCTTCCTTGGAATCCCCGGAGCGCCGGATGTCAGTTATCTGCTGGGGTTTCTCTGGGCGATCTGGGTGGGGTGGATCTTTTCCACCGTCGGCGCCTTCGGGGGCATCATGGCGGGCGTCGGGCATATCACGATCTTCGGACTCGGTGACTACGCCAAGGATTTCGGAAAAGGCCATCCGATGAACAATCTCGTAACCGATTCCATCCGGGTGTCCAATCAGTGGCTCGTCGGACTGAGCGCGCTCATTTCGAGCACGAACTACTACCGTATGGGACGGCTGGTAGCCCCGCTCGCCATGTGTCTGGCGATCGGAGGGGTGCTCGGATCCTCCGTCATCCCGGACATCACTGCCGGCAAGATCAGTCTCAAGGCCTACCTGGGTTATTTCGGGCTCGTTGTCCTCCTGCTCGGCATCATCCTGCTCCGTGAAACGACGTCCTCCGGTCAAGCCAAGAAAAAGAAGGCCAAAGAAGCCGCAGCGGCCTTCGAAAAACAGACCCGCGAGGGACAGCGCACGGATCAGGGAGTAAAAGTGCTTTCTGGCAGCTGGCCCCTCATGTTTCTCGCCCTGGGCTTCGTCATCGCCAGCGCCCTCTGGCTCAGCCTCGGCGGCGGAGCCAAATGGATTGCCTACCTGCTGGCCTTGATATCTCTGATCATCACCTTTTTTGTCGGCACGATCCGCTTCACCTTTTTCGGTGTCGAATTCGAGTTCAAGTCCTGGATCCCCATGCTGGGCGGCTTGATCATCGGTGCCATGGCCTCCTTCATCGGCGTGGGAGGCGGTTTTCTCTTCGTACCCTTTCTGACCTCCATCGCAGGTCTGCCGATGTTCCTGGTCGCGGGCACGAGTGCCCTCGCGGTCCTCGTCGGCATGATCAGTTCGATCTTCGGCTACATGGTCGGGCAGGGCGTCCCGACCGACTGGGGACTCATTGGAATGGAACTGGTCGGGATCTTTATCGGCTCGATGATCGGTCCGCGCACGTCCAAGTACATCCCGGACATCTGGCTGAAACGGATCTTCGTCCTACTGGCCTTTTATGTCGGCATCCGTTACGTCACCAAGGGTTTTCTCGACTACAGCATTCTGCCTCCCTTCTGA
- a CDS encoding putative potassium transporter peripheral membrane component (Evidence 3 : Putative function from multiple computational evidences), producing the protein MKIIIIGAGEVGFHIARKLSEEGQDVTLIDKTPAQIKRIDEHLDVRSVLGSGTSPRVLKEAGAGETDLLVAATDSDEVNLFACLLGRNINPYMVKIARVRNQEYIDEEHLIGQEFLGIDHVINPESVMVESILSLMDYPWASEVIDFAAGRVKLIGVTVKEGSPLTGKPLMALTGQAEKLLIGAIVRGDQVLIPRGKDQVLPNDLVYVVTQGDQALSLLPAFDIHPRPLKRVIIVGGGLTGASLAAHLDKSRIKTTIIEKDEAICARLSENLERVLVIKGDGTDKNLLIEENVQDVDFLIALTGDEENNVLISLLAKGLGARRTITRISKFSYIPLISAIGLDTVVSPRLSAVRAILQFIRRGKIISVAPLKGEHAEAIEAEALDTSEVVNQPLSHVKFPKGAIVGAVVRGEDIIIPRGDTVIQPKDHLIIFAQREVVPKLEKLLTVRLEYF; encoded by the coding sequence TTGAAGATCATCATCATCGGAGCCGGCGAGGTGGGTTTTCACATCGCGCGCAAACTCTCCGAAGAGGGACAGGACGTCACGCTCATCGATAAGACACCCGCTCAGATCAAACGCATCGATGAACATCTCGATGTCCGCAGCGTCCTGGGATCAGGGACCAGCCCCCGCGTGCTCAAGGAGGCTGGAGCGGGAGAGACCGACCTGCTTGTAGCCGCCACGGACAGCGATGAGGTCAATCTCTTCGCCTGCCTGCTGGGCCGCAACATCAACCCGTACATGGTCAAGATCGCGCGGGTCCGCAACCAGGAATACATCGACGAAGAGCATCTCATCGGGCAGGAATTCCTCGGAATCGACCACGTCATCAACCCGGAGTCGGTCATGGTCGAGTCGATCCTGAGCCTCATGGACTATCCCTGGGCCTCCGAGGTCATAGACTTTGCGGCGGGGCGGGTCAAGCTGATCGGGGTGACCGTGAAAGAGGGATCTCCGCTGACCGGCAAACCCCTGATGGCCCTTACCGGCCAGGCGGAAAAGCTCCTGATCGGAGCCATTGTCCGCGGTGACCAGGTTCTCATCCCGCGCGGCAAGGATCAGGTCCTGCCGAACGACCTGGTTTACGTGGTCACGCAGGGCGACCAGGCCTTGAGTCTTTTGCCCGCCTTCGACATCCACCCCAGGCCGCTCAAACGCGTCATCATCGTGGGGGGGGGGCTGACCGGCGCCTCGCTGGCTGCACACCTGGACAAATCCCGGATCAAGACCACGATCATCGAAAAGGATGAAGCCATCTGTGCCAGACTCTCCGAGAACCTGGAGCGGGTCCTTGTCATCAAAGGGGATGGAACCGACAAAAACCTCCTGATCGAAGAAAACGTCCAGGACGTGGATTTTCTGATCGCGTTGACGGGGGACGAAGAAAACAACGTCCTGATCTCGCTCCTCGCCAAGGGACTCGGCGCGAGAAGAACCATCACGCGGATCAGCAAGTTCAGCTATATTCCCCTCATCTCGGCCATCGGCCTGGACACCGTCGTCAGCCCCAGACTGTCCGCCGTGCGGGCGATCCTCCAGTTCATCCGCCGCGGCAAGATCATCTCCGTCGCCCCCCTGAAGGGGGAACATGCTGAAGCGATCGAAGCGGAGGCCCTGGATACCAGCGAGGTCGTCAATCAACCTCTCTCCCACGTCAAATTCCCCAAGGGAGCCATCGTCGGGGCTGTCGTGCGCGGGGAGGACATCATCATCCCCCGTGGAGACACCGTCATTCAGCCGAAAGACCACCTGATCATCTTCGCTCAAAGAGAAGTCGTCCCTAAACTGGAAAAACTGCTCACCGTCAGACTGGAATACTTCTGA
- the rlmB gene encoding 23S rRNA (guanosine-2'-O-)-methyltransferase RlmB, producing the protein MGTPGRPENVGEVLIPGFHAVREALLRGSVALKEIWVAGGRLSPRLRELVELASGMGVAVLEKPPAVFAGRFPDVAHQGVAAVAAAFAYADLEETAHRALDRGEEAVFVALDHVTDEGNLGALIRTSAFFGAQGMILPRDRSAGISPRVLKRASGACAVLPVVQVVNLVRSLRQLKAMGYWAVGTAGESSVSIYDFDWRRPIVLILGNEEKGLGPGIRKSCDQLVAIPGSGLMESLNVSVAGGVILAEIRRRHRTGKPFIPAEGTSPARRS; encoded by the coding sequence ATGGGCACGCCCGGAAGGCCTGAAAACGTCGGGGAAGTGCTGATTCCGGGGTTCCATGCGGTCAGGGAGGCCCTGCTGCGCGGGAGCGTCGCGCTGAAAGAGATCTGGGTGGCAGGGGGGAGGTTGTCTCCACGTCTGCGTGAACTGGTGGAACTGGCTTCCGGTATGGGGGTCGCGGTCCTGGAAAAACCGCCGGCGGTCTTTGCCGGACGTTTCCCCGACGTGGCGCACCAGGGTGTGGCGGCGGTTGCAGCGGCCTTTGCCTACGCGGATTTGGAGGAAACGGCCCACAGAGCCCTCGATCGGGGGGAGGAGGCCGTTTTCGTGGCGCTGGACCACGTCACCGATGAGGGGAACCTGGGGGCCTTGATCCGCACCTCGGCCTTTTTTGGAGCCCAGGGGATGATTCTCCCGAGGGACCGCTCTGCCGGGATTTCACCGCGCGTGCTCAAACGGGCTTCGGGCGCCTGCGCGGTGCTTCCCGTCGTCCAGGTCGTCAACCTCGTCCGCAGCCTGCGGCAGTTGAAGGCGATGGGGTATTGGGCGGTGGGAACTGCAGGGGAGAGCAGTGTGTCCATTTATGACTTCGACTGGCGGCGGCCGATCGTGCTGATTCTGGGGAACGAAGAGAAAGGGCTCGGCCCGGGGATCCGGAAATCCTGCGACCAGCTGGTTGCGATCCCAGGTTCGGGCCTGATGGAATCCCTGAACGTGTCGGTGGCGGGAGGGGTCATCCTGGCTGAGATCCGACGCCGACACCGCACCGGCAAACCCTTCATTCCGGCAGAGGGAACGTCTCCAGCGCGCCGGTCCTGA